Proteins encoded together in one Meles meles chromosome 7, mMelMel3.1 paternal haplotype, whole genome shotgun sequence window:
- the LOC123945864 gene encoding CASP-like protein 4A2 isoform X2 yields the protein MRAPPPPRAALRGRLRPAQPPLARPWAPGRCGAVSAPARLTPQASRCAARRLPGAERGAVGSPSGLRSPGSRLCPAARLRAAGKAGPGDTGSGHGDSHRRRDGDGDSPRAGPDPSPPSRRVPRSPRTASSRRRTPPSFPTASAVRLGLLRAFDPKQRPGPAEPARNPRGREKQPGWG from the exons ATGCGCGCTCCGCCGCCTCCCCGCGCCGCGCTCCGGGGTCGCCTCCGCCCCGCGCAGCCTCCGCTGGCCCGACCGTGGGCTCCGGGCCGCTGTGGGGCCGTGTCCGCGCCGGCACGTCTCACCCCGCAGGCCTCGCGCTGTGCGGCGCGGCGGCTCCCCGGGGCTGAGCGCGGGGCCGTGGGGTCCCCGTCCGGGCTCCGATCGCCCGGGTCGCGGCTGTGTCCTGCGGCTCGGCTCCGGGCGGCGGGGAAGGCCGGCCCGGGGGACACAGGCTCGGGGCACGGGGACAGCCACCGGCGGCGGGACGGGGACGGCGACTCCCCGCGGGCCGGGCCGGACCCGTCGCCCCCGTCCCGCCGCGTCCCGAGGTCACCGCGGACCGCGTCGTCCCGGCGCCGGACCCCGCCGTCGTTTCCAACCGCGTCCGCCGTGCGACTCGGGCTGCTTCGGGCGTTTGACCCCAAACAGCGACCCGGTCCCGCGGAACCCGCACGGAACCCCCG aggaagagagaagcagccaGGCTGGGGGTGA
- the LOC123945864 gene encoding one cut domain family member 3-like isoform X1, protein MRAPPPPRAALRGRLRPAQPPLARPWAPGRCGAVSAPARLTPQASRCAARRLPGAERGAVGSPSGLRSPGSRLCPAARLRAAGKAGPGDTGSGHGDSHRRRDGDGDSPRAGPDPSPPSRRVPRSPRTASSRRRTPPSFPTASAVRLGLLRAFDPKQRPGPAEPARNPRVGRTTLQSRQRTMFSSRSSCWAPFWGDWLARWS, encoded by the exons ATGCGCGCTCCGCCGCCTCCCCGCGCCGCGCTCCGGGGTCGCCTCCGCCCCGCGCAGCCTCCGCTGGCCCGACCGTGGGCTCCGGGCCGCTGTGGGGCCGTGTCCGCGCCGGCACGTCTCACCCCGCAGGCCTCGCGCTGTGCGGCGCGGCGGCTCCCCGGGGCTGAGCGCGGGGCCGTGGGGTCCCCGTCCGGGCTCCGATCGCCCGGGTCGCGGCTGTGTCCTGCGGCTCGGCTCCGGGCGGCGGGGAAGGCCGGCCCGGGGGACACAGGCTCGGGGCACGGGGACAGCCACCGGCGGCGGGACGGGGACGGCGACTCCCCGCGGGCCGGGCCGGACCCGTCGCCCCCGTCCCGCCGCGTCCCGAGGTCACCGCGGACCGCGTCGTCCCGGCGCCGGACCCCGCCGTCGTTTCCAACCGCGTCCGCCGTGCGACTCGGGCTGCTTCGGGCGTTTGACCCCAAACAGCGACCCGGTCCCGCGGAACCCGCACGGAACCCCCG GGTGGGGAGGACCACACTGCAGAGCAGACAGAGGACGATGTTTTCCTCCAGAAGTTCATGCTGGGCACCTTTCTGGGGTGACTGGCTTGCCCGCTGGTCCTAA